A single region of the Streptomyces sp. NBC_01803 genome encodes:
- a CDS encoding transglycosylase SLT domain-containing protein, whose translation MTATKMTTTTAPTATPRRRVRVAGLVAASAAAVTTSLTLVPQAHAAEHTTPGHVAEATHSPTAFTPGSQALGKAPAAAPTGSEDTEDTKDDKSAEETGNGAESAEPAADTASDASEVTGQGRGARYDEGRLVPIPHDEQPDPEPASAEDIKRWINEALEVMDEHNIPGTHEGIHRNLMRESSGDPQTINMWDTNAHKNIPSKGLLQVIDPTFDQYHVPGTSDNVFDPVANIAAACNYAADRYGSMDNVDSAY comes from the coding sequence ATGACCGCCACGAAGATGACCACCACTACCGCCCCGACCGCGACCCCGCGCCGCCGGGTGCGCGTGGCCGGGCTGGTGGCCGCCTCCGCCGCGGCCGTGACCACCTCCCTCACCCTGGTGCCCCAGGCGCACGCCGCGGAGCACACGACGCCCGGCCACGTGGCCGAGGCCACCCACTCGCCGACCGCGTTCACGCCCGGCAGCCAGGCCCTGGGCAAGGCCCCGGCCGCCGCTCCCACCGGGAGCGAGGACACCGAGGACACGAAGGACGACAAGAGCGCCGAGGAGACCGGGAACGGTGCGGAGAGCGCCGAGCCCGCCGCCGATACCGCGAGTGACGCGTCCGAGGTGACCGGCCAGGGGCGGGGCGCCCGGTACGACGAGGGTCGTCTTGTCCCGATCCCCCATGACGAGCAGCCCGACCCCGAGCCCGCCTCCGCCGAGGACATCAAGCGCTGGATCAACGAGGCGCTGGAGGTCATGGACGAGCACAACATCCCCGGCACCCACGAGGGCATCCACCGCAACCTGATGCGCGAATCCTCCGGCGACCCCCAGACGATCAACATGTGGGACACCAACGCCCACAAGAACATCCCCTCCAAGGGCCTGCTCCAGGTCATCGACCCCACCTTCGACCAGTACCACGTCCCCGGAACCAGCGACAACGTCTTCGACCCCGTCGCCAACATCGCCGCCGCCTGCAACTACGCCGCCGACCGCTACGGCTCCATGGACAACGTCGACAGCGCGTACTGA
- a CDS encoding helicase associated domain-containing protein — protein sequence MRTEYAGGRLDKDRVDLLNEIGMVWSAPDLAWEENIAAAKAYFAVDLLPVDVRDDEPCVDLIDVASGFHVVGCPTGHRVSGKCRGLSASVRATVEDCRHIGEGSAARSRPAPVASYVSLPGAETASKTTVSMVVFDSLRASPSRARIR from the coding sequence ATGCGCACCGAGTACGCCGGCGGGCGCCTCGACAAGGACCGGGTCGACCTGCTCAACGAGATCGGCATGGTCTGGTCCGCACCGGACCTGGCCTGGGAGGAGAACATCGCCGCCGCCAAGGCGTACTTCGCCGTCGATCTTCTCCCCGTTGACGTCCGTGATGACGAACCGTGCGTCGACCTCATAGACGTAGCCTCGGGTTTTCATGTGGTGGGCTGTCCGACTGGTCATCGCGTAAGCGGTAAGTGCCGCGGCCTCTCAGCGTCCGTCCGCGCCACCGTCGAGGACTGCCGGCACATCGGCGAGGGATCCGCCGCTCGGTCTCGGCCTGCCCCGGTGGCTTCTTACGTGTCCTTGCCGGGTGCGGAGACCGCGTCGAAGACGACCGTGTCGATGGTCGTCTTCGACAGCTTGCGGGCGTCTCCCAGCCGCGCGCGGATCAGGTAA
- a CDS encoding LuxR C-terminal-related transcriptional regulator, which produces MSELEIEVFRLGAHQGTMEVGAVARQLGLPVEAVRDATDRLIARHLLRPRPGAPEGWLVPVAPETAAAVALTPVERSLRAQLAQVEEIRAEFTSLGSLYAEIQQERRHHSPIEGVHGEKAIVELIDDAMIHAEEEILVCDTSRAGSAGLLERANARESYAIRRGVQMRTLYQHAARHEGATQEYIRHLDSTGAQVRTLPEVFGKLVLVDQRVAFIPHGDDMEGEVVIRDPSTVRYLRVVFEHSWAQATPLNPGHFGTPVISAEAKQAIVRLLTEGMKDEVIARRLGISLRTCQKHIAEIMDAFRADSRFQLGYLIRARLGDARKLSKTTIDTVVFDAVSAPGKDT; this is translated from the coding sequence ATGAGTGAGCTGGAGATCGAGGTCTTCCGCTTAGGTGCTCACCAAGGAACCATGGAGGTCGGAGCGGTCGCCCGTCAGCTCGGACTGCCGGTGGAGGCGGTGCGTGACGCGACCGACCGGCTCATCGCCAGGCACCTGTTGAGGCCGCGGCCGGGCGCCCCGGAAGGATGGCTGGTGCCCGTCGCCCCCGAGACCGCGGCCGCCGTCGCGCTCACCCCCGTCGAGAGGTCGCTGCGCGCCCAGCTGGCCCAGGTGGAAGAGATACGGGCGGAGTTCACCTCGCTCGGCTCCCTCTACGCCGAGATACAACAGGAACGGCGCCACCACAGTCCGATCGAGGGAGTGCACGGCGAGAAGGCCATCGTGGAGCTGATCGACGACGCGATGATCCACGCCGAAGAAGAAATACTCGTGTGTGACACCAGCCGGGCGGGTTCGGCGGGGTTATTGGAGCGCGCGAACGCGCGCGAGTCGTATGCCATTCGGCGCGGCGTGCAGATGCGCACCCTTTACCAGCACGCCGCACGCCATGAGGGCGCGACCCAGGAATACATCAGGCATCTGGATTCGACGGGCGCTCAGGTCCGCACGCTGCCGGAGGTGTTCGGAAAGCTGGTTCTCGTTGATCAGAGGGTCGCTTTCATCCCCCATGGCGACGACATGGAGGGGGAAGTCGTCATCCGTGATCCCTCCACCGTGAGGTATCTCCGCGTCGTCTTCGAACACTCATGGGCACAGGCGACGCCTCTCAATCCCGGCCACTTCGGCACCCCCGTGATCAGTGCGGAGGCCAAGCAGGCGATCGTCCGCCTGCTCACGGAAGGCATGAAGGACGAGGTGATCGCCCGCCGGCTCGGGATCTCCCTGCGTACGTGCCAGAAACACATCGCGGAGATCATGGATGCCTTCCGGGCCGACAGCCGCTTCCAGCTCGGTTACCTGATCCGCGCGCGGCTGGGAGACGCCCGCAAGCTGTCGAAGACGACCATCGACACGGTCGTCTTCGACGCGGTCTCCGCACCCGGCAAGGACACGTAA
- a CDS encoding helix-turn-helix domain-containing protein yields MNGVADVEALARSRLRSMRTTLGYSLDELAKRTNLSPSTISRVETGKRTLSLDVLIPLANALQVSLDVLFEAPTDDDVVIRPVAHSSGTRTTWLLSRPDGRTVAMKMRLEPSDAPPSQRVHPGHDWFLVLEGRVRLWLGERQIDVEAGEAAEFATMVPHAITAPDGPAELIMVFDRDGQRAHVHQ; encoded by the coding sequence GTGAACGGAGTCGCCGATGTCGAGGCCCTGGCGCGGTCGCGCCTGCGCAGCATGCGCACCACCCTGGGGTACTCCCTCGACGAGCTGGCCAAGCGCACCAACCTCAGCCCGTCGACCATCAGTCGCGTCGAGACCGGCAAGCGCACGCTGAGTCTCGACGTGCTCATTCCGCTGGCCAACGCCCTCCAAGTAAGTCTCGACGTGCTCTTCGAGGCGCCCACCGACGACGACGTCGTCATCCGTCCGGTTGCGCACAGCAGCGGCACGCGGACGACGTGGCTGCTGAGCCGTCCGGACGGGCGCACGGTCGCGATGAAGATGCGCCTCGAGCCGTCCGACGCGCCGCCGAGCCAACGGGTGCACCCGGGCCACGACTGGTTCCTCGTGCTCGAGGGGCGCGTGCGACTGTGGCTGGGCGAGCGGCAGATCGACGTCGAGGCGGGAGAGGCGGCGGAGTTCGCGACGATGGTCCCGCACGCGATCACCGCCCCGGACGGTCCGGCCGAGCTGATCATGGTCTTCGACCGCGACGGACAGCGCGCGCACGTGCACCAGTGA
- a CDS encoding bifunctional NAD(P)/FAD-dependent oxidoreductase/class I SAM-dependent methyltransferase: MSEHPVQSQHSAHPEHTQHPTLERHCDVAVIGGSAAGLAAALQISRQRRNVVVVDDGTPRNAPAAHMHGYLGHEGVTPGELTLVGREEVRTYGGEVLSGRVVGMHRRDDGRFRLDLTGGHALVARRVLAATGLSDEIPAIDGVAEQWGRGVVHCPFCHGFEVRDQRLVQIVTHPLGLHPTPLFRHLTDRLTVVLHDPTGLDEGVVDALAASGIIIERNEVRRVLTGPGGEVSGVEIGDGRVLEADAVVVGSRFHARADVLAGVGLTTTPHPTGAGDVLAVDPRGETAVPGIYAAGNVTDPSLQVLPSAAQGSQVAAMIAFSLAEEDLRDTARPSGEEADWDHRYGGPDRAWSVNPNGTLVHEVTHLAPGRALDVGAGEGADALWLAERGWKVTATDISGNALARVRSEAERRGLSVDLVRSDANDPAPFGTETFDLVSLQYGSFKRTPDQRGLRSLLDAVAPGGTLLVVHHDLTPLREPVDVATQTRMYDPKAFVGVDEVSAALTADPDTWQVEIHETRPRPPGAASTHHVDDVVLRATRRAV, from the coding sequence ATGAGCGAGCACCCCGTGCAGAGCCAGCACTCAGCCCACCCCGAGCACACCCAGCACCCCACCTTGGAGCGCCACTGCGACGTCGCCGTGATCGGCGGCTCGGCCGCCGGTCTCGCCGCTGCCCTGCAGATCTCCCGCCAGCGGCGCAACGTCGTCGTGGTCGACGACGGCACCCCGCGCAACGCCCCGGCCGCTCACATGCACGGCTACCTGGGGCACGAGGGGGTCACGCCCGGGGAGCTGACCTTGGTCGGGCGCGAGGAGGTGCGCACGTACGGCGGGGAGGTGCTCTCCGGCCGGGTCGTGGGGATGCACCGTCGCGACGACGGCAGGTTCCGGCTCGACCTCACCGGCGGGCACGCGCTGGTGGCCCGCCGCGTCCTCGCCGCGACCGGCCTGTCCGACGAGATCCCTGCGATCGACGGCGTGGCCGAGCAGTGGGGTCGAGGCGTGGTCCACTGCCCGTTCTGCCACGGCTTCGAGGTGCGCGACCAGCGCCTGGTGCAGATCGTCACCCACCCCCTGGGCCTCCACCCGACCCCGCTGTTCCGGCACCTGACCGACCGGCTGACCGTCGTACTGCACGACCCGACCGGGCTCGACGAGGGAGTCGTCGACGCCCTAGCTGCCTCCGGCATCATCATCGAGCGCAACGAGGTCAGGCGGGTCCTCACCGGGCCGGGCGGCGAGGTTTCCGGGGTCGAGATCGGCGACGGTCGCGTCCTCGAGGCCGACGCCGTCGTGGTCGGCTCGCGGTTCCATGCCCGCGCTGACGTGTTGGCCGGGGTCGGGCTCACCACCACCCCGCACCCGACCGGCGCCGGCGACGTCCTCGCGGTCGACCCGCGCGGCGAGACCGCCGTACCCGGGATCTACGCGGCCGGCAACGTCACCGACCCGAGCCTTCAAGTACTGCCGTCGGCCGCCCAGGGCAGCCAGGTCGCCGCCATGATCGCCTTCAGCCTCGCCGAGGAGGACCTGCGCGACACCGCCCGGCCCTCGGGCGAGGAGGCCGACTGGGACCACCGCTACGGCGGACCCGATCGAGCGTGGAGCGTCAACCCCAACGGCACGCTCGTCCACGAGGTCACCCACCTGGCCCCGGGCCGGGCGCTCGACGTCGGAGCCGGCGAGGGCGCCGACGCCCTCTGGCTGGCCGAGCGCGGCTGGAAGGTGACCGCCACCGACATCTCCGGCAACGCGCTCGCCCGGGTGCGCTCCGAGGCTGAGCGCCGCGGGCTCAGCGTCGACCTCGTGCGCAGCGACGCCAACGATCCCGCCCCCTTTGGCACCGAGACCTTCGACCTGGTCTCGCTGCAGTACGGCTCGTTCAAGCGCACGCCTGACCAGCGCGGTCTGCGCAGCCTGCTCGACGCCGTCGCCCCCGGCGGCACGCTCCTGGTCGTGCACCACGACCTCACCCCCCTGCGCGAGCCGGTGGACGTGGCGACCCAGACCCGGATGTACGACCCGAAGGCGTTCGTCGGGGTCGACGAGGTCTCCGCCGCGCTCACCGCCGACCCCGACACCTGGCAGGTCGAGATCCACGAGACCCGGCCGCGGCCCCCCGGCGCGGCCAGCACCCACCACGTCGACGACGTCGTGCTGCGCGCAACTCGACGAGCAGTCTGA
- a CDS encoding ATP-binding protein: protein MHGVPSSTNICIWTAKGARLLFQIFTEREECKATAVATNSPFAEWDKIFADPRLCAAIADRITFRCTLIQTGTESYRYQATECERLSKPAQ from the coding sequence GTGCACGGCGTCCCGTCCTCGACCAACATCTGCATCTGGACGGCGAAGGGCGCCCGGCTGCTGTTCCAGATTTTCACCGAGCGCGAGGAGTGCAAGGCGACCGCGGTGGCCACCAACTCCCCGTTCGCCGAGTGGGACAAGATCTTCGCCGATCCCAGGCTCTGCGCGGCCATCGCCGACCGGATCACCTTCCGCTGCACCCTCATCCAGACCGGTACCGAGTCTTACCGCTACCAGGCCACCGAATGCGAACGCCTGTCCAAACCGGCACAGTGA
- a CDS encoding pyridoxine/pyridoxamine 5'-phosphate oxidase gives MTGATNLRQTLRDIEVFAGELPGFDPSRAPETPFELFTEWLFKALSAGVKEPHAMTLATADASGDPTARVLILKDVSPEGWQFASDASSLKGRDLAARPYAALTFYWAPLARQVRVRGPVVRETPELCAADFLSRGAGARAEALLGRQSQPLADLAERDTQVEASLTRIKSEPDLVAPGWTLYSLRPESVEFWQGDKQRRHTRLVYLSSPDGWTKQMLWP, from the coding sequence GTGACCGGTGCGACCAACCTGCGTCAGACGCTGCGGGACATTGAGGTCTTTGCCGGCGAGCTTCCCGGGTTTGACCCATCGAGGGCGCCGGAAACGCCGTTCGAGCTGTTCACCGAGTGGTTGTTCAAGGCGTTGAGCGCCGGGGTGAAGGAGCCGCATGCCATGACACTGGCCACGGCGGACGCCAGCGGTGACCCGACCGCCCGCGTACTCATCCTCAAAGACGTGAGCCCCGAGGGCTGGCAGTTCGCTTCGGACGCGAGCAGCCTCAAAGGCCGTGACCTCGCCGCCCGCCCCTATGCGGCGCTGACCTTCTACTGGGCACCGCTCGCCCGCCAGGTCCGGGTGCGCGGACCGGTCGTGCGCGAGACCCCGGAACTGTGCGCTGCGGACTTCCTCTCCCGCGGTGCGGGGGCACGGGCGGAAGCCCTGCTCGGTCGGCAATCGCAACCGCTCGCGGACCTGGCCGAGAGGGACACGCAGGTGGAGGCGTCGCTCACGCGGATCAAGAGTGAGCCGGACCTCGTGGCGCCAGGTTGGACGCTTTACTCGTTGCGCCCGGAGTCGGTGGAGTTCTGGCAGGGCGACAAACAGCGTCGCCACACCCGGCTCGTCTACCTGTCTTCACCAGACGGGTGGACCAAGCAGATGCTGTGGCCTTGA
- a CDS encoding class I SAM-dependent methyltransferase, producing MTMPGPGARLYGDLARWWPLISPVEVYEEDAGIAAELFALAGRPVREVLELGSGGGHLASHLRPRYTMTLVDLSPQMLAVSRELNPGVEHLPGDMRDLRLGRAFDAVLVHDAIDYMTTPRDLSAAFRTAFEHCRPGGVAVFFPDHVADTFEPLTDCGGSDADDGGGARYLEWSLPPEPGATTVRTEYTFTLREADGTVRAAHETHVTGLFPVADWQRLLGAAGFRVTTVRENGGRERTMFAGHRPAP from the coding sequence ATGACGATGCCCGGCCCGGGCGCGCGGCTGTACGGCGACCTGGCCCGCTGGTGGCCGCTGATCTCGCCGGTCGAGGTGTACGAGGAGGACGCCGGGATCGCCGCCGAGCTGTTCGCGCTGGCCGGGCGTCCCGTGCGGGAGGTGCTGGAACTGGGCAGCGGCGGCGGGCACCTGGCCTCCCACCTGCGGCCGCGGTACACGATGACGCTCGTCGACCTCTCCCCGCAGATGCTCGCCGTCTCCCGTGAACTCAACCCGGGCGTCGAGCACTTGCCGGGCGACATGCGCGACCTGCGGCTGGGCCGCGCGTTCGACGCGGTGCTGGTGCACGACGCCATCGACTACATGACCACGCCACGAGACCTGTCCGCCGCGTTCCGCACGGCCTTCGAGCACTGCCGTCCCGGCGGTGTCGCCGTGTTCTTCCCCGACCACGTCGCCGACACGTTCGAGCCGTTGACCGACTGCGGGGGCAGTGACGCGGACGACGGCGGCGGTGCCCGCTACCTTGAGTGGAGCCTGCCGCCCGAGCCCGGGGCGACCACGGTGCGCACGGAATACACCTTCACCCTCAGGGAGGCCGACGGAACCGTCCGCGCCGCGCACGAGACACACGTCACCGGCCTGTTCCCGGTCGCCGACTGGCAGCGTCTGCTGGGCGCGGCCGGTTTCCGGGTCACCACGGTGCGGGAGAACGGCGGACGCGAACGCACCATGTTCGCCGGCCACCGGCCGGCGCCGTGA
- a CDS encoding DUF6480 family protein, with translation MSSGREQEQATDVHGGAAGEHGPAAQPGHQPSHQRKRGERPHAQVRRRHRQAAGRQPQPVPRAGTRAAWVAKVAPMRGNTVLTATRAGARRGTRRPRALLQRHRGSGPTPYRAGPVARGKSGRGGYSAPMNHPSPDPDPRSSPGLEPGGGVPPGETPPAEGSTSEAGPPVVPPTTGRGWVVVPLVILLVIVVVVAAVFLLALLT, from the coding sequence GTGAGCAGCGGCCGGGAGCAGGAGCAGGCCACCGACGTCCACGGTGGCGCCGCCGGCGAGCACGGGCCGGCTGCCCAGCCGGGCCACCAGCCCTCCCACCAGCGGAAGCGCGGCGAACGTCCCCACGCCCAGGTCCGCCGACGCCACCGCCAGGCCGCCGGCCGACAGCCCCAGCCGGTCCCGCGCGCCGGCACCCGGGCGGCCTGGGTGGCGAAGGTGGCGCCCATGAGGGGGAACACCGTACTGACCGCGACCCGCGCGGGGGCGCGGCGCGGCACTCGCCGCCCCCGTGCCCTCCTCCAGCGGCACCGGGGGTCCGGCCCGACCCCTTACCGGGCCGGGCCGGTGGCGCGTGGTAAGTCGGGGCGAGGCGGGTACTCGGCGCCCATGAACCATCCGAGTCCCGACCCGGACCCCCGCTCCAGCCCCGGTCTCGAACCCGGCGGCGGTGTGCCGCCGGGGGAGACACCGCCGGCCGAGGGAAGCACGTCCGAAGCCGGCCCCCCGGTGGTGCCGCCCACCACCGGCAGAGGGTGGGTGGTGGTCCCCCTCGTCATCCTTCTGGTCATCGTGGTGGTCGTGGCGGCGGTCTTCCTCTTGGCCCTGCTCACCTAG
- a CDS encoding winged helix-turn-helix transcriptional regulator produces MTRIPLTDVACSIARATDLFGDAWTALIMRDVLTGITRFEDLARDLGISRKVLAARLARLVEEDVLVREPYQRHPPRDHYRATDKGKELYPVLLALMNWGDRWYADPAGPPARVHHLACGRDTTAVPACAHCGEPLTVDNTTQLPGPGGRTGPGTHVLGPLLAARIPD; encoded by the coding sequence ATGACCAGGATCCCGCTCACCGACGTGGCCTGCTCCATCGCCCGTGCCACCGACCTGTTCGGCGACGCCTGGACCGCGCTGATCATGCGTGACGTTCTCACCGGCATCACCCGGTTCGAGGACCTCGCCCGCGACCTGGGCATCTCCCGCAAGGTCCTGGCCGCCCGGCTCGCCCGGCTCGTCGAGGAGGACGTCCTCGTCCGCGAGCCCTACCAGCGGCACCCGCCCCGCGACCACTACCGGGCCACTGACAAGGGCAAGGAGCTGTACCCCGTCCTGCTCGCCCTCATGAACTGGGGCGACCGCTGGTACGCCGACCCGGCCGGCCCCCCCGCCCGAGTCCACCACCTCGCCTGCGGCCGGGACACCACCGCCGTCCCCGCCTGCGCCCACTGCGGAGAGCCGCTCACCGTGGACAACACCACCCAGCTCCCCGGCCCCGGCGGCCGGACCGGTCCGGGCACCCACGTCCTCGGCCCCCTCCTCGCCGCCCGCATCCCCGACTGA
- a CDS encoding class I SAM-dependent methyltransferase, protein MAHPPRLALDSAAPGTVDGRHIRAVTFQAVRLRYVADTLAALTPPAPGIRTLVVGSGRGLLARGLAGLGLRVTAVDPSGAATALAREADRAAGADLAHATASPERLPFGDGEFDLVYGADTFEITPHLDRVVREAARVLAPGGLLLYDTVNRTWVSRLIYLGAFQRFPATRIMPPGRYAAERLRPPAELAEALGRHGLRGEDVCAFTPRSVRGLVTATLARRRGRITDEEIPPLVDMVLTPGGPPVVTYLGYARAVG, encoded by the coding sequence ATGGCTCATCCCCCGCGCCTCGCGCTCGACTCGGCCGCGCCCGGCACGGTCGACGGACGGCACATCCGGGCCGTGACGTTCCAGGCGGTGCGGCTGCGGTATGTCGCGGACACCCTGGCCGCGCTGACGCCGCCCGCGCCCGGGATCCGAACGCTGGTCGTCGGGAGCGGGCGCGGCCTCCTGGCGCGCGGGCTGGCGGGGCTCGGGCTGCGGGTCACCGCCGTCGACCCGTCCGGGGCCGCGACCGCGCTGGCCCGGGAGGCCGACCGGGCGGCCGGGGCGGATCTCGCGCACGCGACCGCCTCCCCCGAGCGACTGCCCTTCGGGGACGGGGAGTTCGACCTCGTCTACGGTGCCGACACCTTCGAGATCACCCCCCACCTCGACCGGGTGGTGCGGGAGGCGGCCCGGGTGCTGGCGCCCGGCGGGCTACTGCTGTACGACACGGTCAACCGCACCTGGGTCTCCCGGCTGATCTACCTCGGCGCCTTCCAGCGCTTCCCCGCGACCCGCATCATGCCCCCGGGCCGTTACGCGGCGGAACGGCTGCGCCCACCGGCCGAGCTGGCCGAGGCGCTGGGGCGGCACGGTCTGCGCGGCGAGGACGTGTGCGCGTTCACACCGCGGAGCGTCCGGGGTCTTGTCACGGCCACCCTGGCCCGCCGGCGCGGCCGGATCACGGATGAGGAGATCCCGCCGCTGGTCGACATGGTGCTCACGCCCGGCGGCCCGCCCGTCGTCACCTACCTCGGCTACGCGCGGGCCGTCGGCTGA
- a CDS encoding cytochrome c oxidase assembly protein has product MGHHGHGGTDLPPFTLARALEFSPDTVFLSSCLLVLALYAWGVVRLRRRGDAWGVGRTVAFALGVVSIAAVTCTALNDYGMVLFSAHMTQHMVISMVSPILLLLGAPATLLLRALPPAGRGRRGPRELVVAVLHSRYTRVVTSPLFTIPLFVASLYGLYFTPLFDFLMGSRAGHVAMMLHFLAVGLVFFWPIMGVDPGPHRPGYLMRMLELFATMPFHAFFGIALMMGSEPMVDTFAAPAASLSVDAVSDQSAAGGMAWAFSEIPTVVVLIALVIQWYMSEQRTTRRLDRVADRDGDRELVAYNAYLASLQSRGG; this is encoded by the coding sequence ATGGGTCACCACGGTCACGGCGGCACGGACCTGCCGCCCTTCACGCTGGCGCGCGCCCTGGAGTTCAGCCCCGACACCGTCTTCCTGTCCAGCTGCCTCCTCGTCCTCGCCCTCTACGCCTGGGGCGTGGTCCGGCTGCGCCGCCGCGGCGACGCCTGGGGGGTCGGGCGCACCGTGGCGTTCGCGCTCGGCGTCGTCTCCATCGCCGCCGTCACCTGCACCGCGCTGAACGACTACGGCATGGTCCTGTTCAGTGCCCACATGACGCAGCACATGGTCATCAGCATGGTCTCGCCGATCCTGCTCCTGCTCGGCGCCCCCGCGACCCTGCTGCTGCGCGCCCTCCCCCCGGCGGGCCGGGGCCGGCGCGGGCCGCGCGAGCTGGTGGTGGCCGTGCTGCACAGCCGCTACACCCGCGTGGTGACCAGCCCGCTCTTCACGATCCCCCTGTTCGTGGCCAGCCTCTACGGGCTGTACTTCACGCCGCTCTTCGACTTCCTGATGGGCTCCCGGGCCGGGCACGTGGCGATGATGCTGCACTTCCTCGCCGTCGGCCTGGTCTTCTTCTGGCCCATCATGGGCGTCGACCCCGGCCCGCACCGGCCCGGCTACCTGATGCGGATGCTGGAGCTGTTCGCGACCATGCCGTTCCACGCCTTCTTCGGCATCGCGCTGATGATGGGCTCCGAGCCGATGGTCGACACGTTCGCCGCCCCGGCCGCCTCGCTGTCGGTGGACGCCGTGTCGGACCAGTCCGCGGCCGGCGGCATGGCCTGGGCGTTCAGCGAGATCCCGACCGTCGTGGTGCTCATCGCGCTCGTCATCCAGTGGTACATGTCCGAGCAGCGCACCACTCGCCGCCTGGACCGGGTCGCGGACCGCGACGGCGACCGGGAGCTCGTCGCCTACAACGCCTACCTGGCGTCGCTCCAGTCCCGCGGCGGCTGA
- a CDS encoding type 1 glutamine amidotransferase, whose amino-acid sequence MSSSGLRVVWVYPDLLSTYGDQGNVLVVERRARQRGLTVERVDVRSDQPVPTSGDIYLIGGGEDRPQRLAAERLRRDGGLTRAAENGAIIFSVCAGYQIIGHEFINDLGQREPGLGLLDVTSVRGGGERCVGDVLADVDERLGLPQLTGFENHQGVTRLGPGVRPFARVRLGNGNGTGDGTEGAWAGTVFGTYMHGPVLARNPQIADLLLRVTLDVTALPPVDDRWYDALRAERIAAATQPA is encoded by the coding sequence ATGAGCAGCTCCGGCCTGCGCGTGGTCTGGGTCTACCCGGACCTGCTGAGCACCTACGGCGACCAGGGCAACGTCCTGGTGGTCGAGCGCCGCGCCCGGCAGCGCGGCCTGACCGTCGAGCGCGTCGACGTCCGCTCCGACCAGCCCGTCCCCACCTCCGGCGACATCTACCTCATCGGCGGCGGCGAGGACCGCCCCCAGCGGCTGGCGGCCGAGCGGCTGCGCCGCGACGGCGGCCTCACCCGGGCCGCCGAGAACGGCGCGATCATCTTCTCGGTCTGCGCCGGGTACCAGATCATCGGCCACGAGTTCATCAACGACCTCGGCCAGCGCGAGCCCGGCCTCGGCCTCCTCGACGTGACCAGCGTCCGCGGCGGGGGAGAGCGCTGCGTCGGCGATGTCCTCGCCGACGTCGACGAGAGGCTCGGCCTCCCGCAGCTCACCGGCTTCGAGAACCACCAGGGCGTCACCCGGCTCGGCCCCGGCGTCCGCCCGTTCGCCCGGGTGCGCCTCGGCAACGGGAACGGCACCGGCGACGGCACCGAGGGCGCCTGGGCCGGCACGGTCTTCGGCACCTACATGCACGGCCCCGTCCTCGCCCGCAATCCGCAGATCGCCGACCTGCTGCTGCGGGTGACCCTGGACGTCACCGCCCTCCCGCCGGTGGACGACCGCTGGTACGACGCCCTGCGCGCCGAGCGGATCGCCGCCGCCACCCAGCCCGCCTGA